Within Lolium rigidum isolate FL_2022 chromosome 5, APGP_CSIRO_Lrig_0.1, whole genome shotgun sequence, the genomic segment TGTGCAATGCCCTTCTCTGATTGGTCAGCCATCCAGTTTATTCTCTCAATCATCTGCCATGGAAGTGGTGTTAAGTTGTTAGGTAAGGCTGCTGAATTGTTCGAAATACCTTCAATACAATTAAGCCCAAATTTCATACAGTGAAATAGTAACAGTGAAACATTAGAAAGACGAGGGATGATATTGGCTAGCTTACTGCTCCATTTTGCAAGTGAAAGTTTGCAACAGCATCTAGAGCTTTTCCTCGCTTTTTCTCTCTGGCAAGATACCTATACATTAAATGAGAAGACTATCAATTCACAGATAATGAATAATGCTAAATTTATGTTGGTAGAATTCCAGATTTCAACGTGTCCTTGTCCTTTTACACACCTTGCACACAAACGCATAAGAGGAGATTTTAGCGCAGCAGATAATTTGTCAGACTTTACCCACTGGCTTGATGTCAGTATATCTTGCAAAAGTTCAATTCCTTGTTTACTATCAACTTGTTCACTGCAGCAACAGTACAACTGTATGAGCACAGATGACAACAAATCGACGAGTAACCCTTCACCCTGTTTCTTTGTTGAATACAATTAGTCAAAATATTAACATAAGCAATCTAAGTTAAAATACCTATTTCTTAAATAAAAAATCAAATACTGTGAAAGAAAGCAAAAAAGCTCATGGATTCATGGGTATTTTCTGGAACATGTGGATTCATGGCAAGGAAATCCCAaaacataacaaaaaaaaatgataagatAAGCTAAACATAAATAGAAGGTTAAACCGGGTCAGGTGAAATTTGCAAGATTTTTATATGGAACATACACAGCGTTCTGTAGCAGCTTCTCTTCCTCTGGGAGAAGGATGGATTCTCTGAAAGTAGAACCGGCAATTTCTAACGAATTACCCTCTTGCAACTCTCTCTCTGCTAATTTTATTTGTGAGGCCAGCTTAGCGAGAAGCCATTGCATGAAACCAGGTATTGGGCTAAGTGTAGCAAAGATCTGCATATGAAGCCAATGAATAATACATGATATTAGAAGTATATCAGTAACTGTAGCTAAAATAAACTTCGTTACCAGGACGAATTTGTGTTTACAGTTAGTGCTACATCAAGTATTTCATTTGTAGAAAAAAAGATCGATATGTTAGAAGCAATACCTGCACTGAAGGCATATCCCTTCTTAACATGTCAATGACGCGCTTGAGAAGAAACTTTCCCAAATTAATACCTGATAATCCTGGCTGAAAACAGCAATAGACAATCAGTTTGCAGATGCAAGTTTTTGGCTCATGCTAGCACATACTGCTTCGCTTCGTATTTAAAATCCATAAGAACTTGGTTTACCTGGGTTGACGATATTGAGTAAAACAGTGCACATTTAGCTTCAGATTCAGCAATTGGAGGGACATCCAGTAAAACTTCCTGGTATGATAAGAGAACATAAGGTGCAAAGGAGTAGGGTAGAGCACACATTTAAAAACCATGCCAAAGTTTAATAACCTGTATAGATGTGGCCATGTCTTTGAGGAGAGCAACTTCGATGAAAATCAGGGGCTCCCCTAGCGTTAATGGAGACAGTAACAGCACTAAGATAAAGTTGCTTAACAGACTCAAAATATCACTCTGAAAACTGTAAATCAACTCTGTTTAACAAAGAACTGTGACACATGTGCGCattttatcatttaagaaaaaatCAAGCATGTGCACGAAACTACTGCTAAATATCAACTCTCGGTGACACATTTGGTTCTGCTTGTGTAGTTAAAATTTCTATGCTTGAGTCAAATTTTGATGTTCCAACTAACCAGGTATCGCTGGATGGAAGTAGCCGAAACAACGTCGGCCAACACCCAGCCTCCTCTTCAAGTCTATCAGATTCCTGATTGGATGCACAGCCTGAAAGACAAGAACAAAttcatcaacaaaaaaaaaacaagattgCGCATTGAACAATTCAATGGTGAGTTGGAGACAAACTTCATAAGCCACAATCTTCTCCAGCAAGGTGGCAGGATCATCCCAGGTTATCTGGTGGAGCGCCAGAGCCGCCGGGCTGAGCCATGTGACCAGCTTCTCCTTCAAGTACCCATCCAGTGCACGCAGCACTGGAGCATTCTCCTCCCTGCATTGCACAGCTGTAAGTGCCAATTACACAGGAGAAAAACCAGCAAGGGTGTCCATCTCACCCCAGCAAGGCGAGGAGGTCGGCGCGGATGACCGCGAGGAACTTGAGCCCGCCGGGCTGCGCGttcatggcctcaaggaaccCGGCGTACTTGGGGCGGAGCGCGTCCCGGAGGCCACGCTCCATACGGTACAGCGCCGACGCGGCGCCGCCGTCCTCCTTGTCGGCCCCCGGGTGCTCATCCCCGGTGGCGGAGACGCTCACGTACTGGCGCATGAGGTCGCGGACCCGCGCGCGGGGCACGTCGTAGTCGGTCGCGAGGGACCGGAGGATCTCGTGGCGGCCGGGGCGGTCGAGGGAGCGGTACCCGTCTGAGAAGCAGTCGAGGGCGGCGGGAGACGGGGAGGCCGCGGATACGGAGGCGTGGAGCCATTGGCGgaccgaggaggcggcggcggcgggcgggtcgGGGCTGGCGGCGGGTGACGGAGCGTGCGGGGGTGAGGGGATAGGGTCCGGGTGCATCCTGGCGCGGAGCAGGACGGCGAGGGATTTCGGGGTTTGGCTCCTGGTCATGCGACGCGATCGggtgtcgccgccgccggccgccggcgaagggaggaagaggaggtcagGAAGAGCTGCGTCGCCGGCGCTCGTGGGCGGCGGTTGCGAGTTTGGCGGCTCGGTGAGGACAGAGGACGAACGGTGGCCGTGCGACTCGTGCCAGCATTGCTGTTGGGTTCAGCCGTCAGGTGTCACCAAGCAGTCCCTGGTACTGCCCATAGTCAATACTCCAACTGAATAATTATTATCGCTTTATCATTTGCTTTCGTTTGAAGAAAGAGAACGATACCAATACCACATGTGGCAATTGcgcatttttttaaataatacattttttttgctttttccaGGAATAATACTCCATTTAGGTATATTAATTTCGGAGTTCTCGACCCCGACAGTGTATTATTCCTGAAATATCTCGAAACCGACTATTATTTCTGAGAAAAGCAAAAAaagtattatttttaaaaaaatcgcgCAATTGCAGCCATGGCTCATGGCCGAAACAATTGCAATGTGTGCAGGCTTAGGGTTGACAAACTCGAGGTGGTGTTGATGCTATGTTCACGGCAAGAGAGACTATGAACGAAGCCACGGTGGCGTATGCAGATTGTATAGCTACAACAACGTTAATGGGCTAGTTTTACTTCTAAATCTTGCGTAATCGGGTTGATGGACATCTAGTTGACCAAAATATGTGAATACAATTACCGGCAAGACGGAATATCATACCAACATGACACGAGAACTAACACTGATGTACTTCACAAAacagccaatacgacggaatcggctaaaaacggctaagtcggggccgacgtcggaaaacgttcAACGACACGCagcgtacagtcgggtgggcgggcgctggtcgggatacggtgaaaaccatggcgccgcagccaaaacgacggaatcggctaaaaacggctaagtccgggccgacgtcggaaaacgtccaacgacacggtggagtatagtcgggttgtTTTTGAAAACTCTTATGGAGGATATATTGTT encodes:
- the LOC124656839 gene encoding malonyl-CoA decarboxylase, mitochondrial-like, giving the protein MVASAARVMCGAGVEEGHQLLAVYRHRQEHRLLVANAWSETTHVVAGAASGAVSVAVSTPVSASPSSTQCWHESHGHRSSSVLTEPPNSQPPPTSAGDAALPDLLFLPSPAAGGGDTRSRRMTRSQTPKSLAVLLRARMHPDPIPSPPHAPSPAASPDPPAAAASSVRQWLHASVSAASPSPAALDCFSDGYRSLDRPGRHEILRSLATDYDVPRARVRDLMRQYVSVSATGDEHPGADKEDGGAASALYRMERGLRDALRPKYAGFLEAMNAQPGGLKFLAVIRADLLALLGEENAPVLRALDGYLKEKLVTWLSPAALALHQITWDDPATLLEKIVAYEAVHPIRNLIDLKRRLGVGRRCFGYFHPAIPGEPLIFIEVALLKDMATSIQEVLLDVPPIAESEAKCALFYSISSTQPGLSGINLGKFLLKRVIDMLRRDMPSVQIFATLSPIPGFMQWLLAKLASQIKLAERELQEGNSLEIAGSTFRESILLPEEEKLLQNAVEQVDSKQGIELLQDILTSSQWVKSDKLSAALKSPLMRLCARYLAREKKRGKALDAVANFHLQNGAMIERINWMADQSEKGIAQSGGIMVNYLYRLENIEEYALSYSGTGHIHASPSLLQIC